One Rosa chinensis cultivar Old Blush chromosome 5, RchiOBHm-V2, whole genome shotgun sequence genomic region harbors:
- the LOC112203340 gene encoding transcription factor bHLH52, whose translation MALNWEVPQFFDSDMTCIQQNLEAELVGDFLQCVNSDYSNPHNFLDPWYDPCNLLNLENPDFDHLLPPFSLKPDMFPVQDFEPYPQPKRQKCSKEYYCRDLTPTFSNGFAPNPCPRPEFFSGAFTTPVLNFQHPEVVDGNTRKTSVENVGKKVEERSVSPQSIAARDRRRKITEKTQELGKLVPGGSKMNTAEMLTAAYNYVKFLQAQMGILEFMGSFQEMKADHTPTKELHVVASPTIQEKLYLEHKCLVPKEFVEVLANHFDAESKPSLSHKLNQLLKPSG comes from the exons ATGGCCTTGAACTGGGAAGTACCTCAGTTTTTTGACTCAGACATGACTTGTATCCAGCAGAATCTAGAAGCAGAGCTAGTAGGAGACTTCCTTCAATGTGTTAATTCAGACTATTCCAATCCCCATAACTTTCTCGATCCCTGGTATGACCCCTGTAATCTTCTTAACCTCGAAAATCCTGACTTTGATCATCTGCTTCCACCTTTTTCTCTCAAACCTGACATGTTTCCAGTACAAGATTTCGAACCTTACCCCCAACCGAAACGCCAAAAGTGCTCAAAAGAGTACTATTGCCGGGATCTTACACCCACTTTCTCTAATGGGTTTGCTCCAAATCCATGTCCTAGGCCCGAGTTTTTTTCCGGGGCCTTTACTACTCCGGTGCTCAACTTTCAGCATCCGGAGGTTGTTGATGGCAATACCAGAAAAACTAGTGTTGAAAATGTGGGGAAGAAAGTGGAAGAAAGAAGTGTATCGCCGCAGAGTATCGCGGCAAGAGATAGGAGGAGGAAAATCACAGAGAAGACTCAAGAGCTAGGGAAGCTTGTTCCTGGAGGAAGCAAGATGAACACAGCTGAGATGCTCACTGCCGCTTACAACTATGTCAAGTTCTTGCAGGCTCAGATGGGGATTCTCGAGTTCATGGGGTCCTTTCAG GAAATGAAGGCAGATCATACACCTACCAAGGAACTACATGTCGTTGCATCTCCTACTATTCAAGAGAAGCTCTATTTGGAGCACAAGTGCTTGGTCCCAAAGGAGTTCGTAGAGGTATTAGCAAACCATTTTGATGCTGAATCGAAGCCTTCACTCTCCCACAAGCTCAACCAGCTGCTCAAACCTAGCGGATGA
- the LOC112166857 gene encoding thiosulfate/3-mercaptopyruvate sulfurtransferase 1, mitochondrial: MASALFARTLLGHRLFHSSAHSLSPKPQILSSLLNKRSDLLRADSSYTKYRVSGLIPRAMASSVAGARADFSTSASTNEPVVSVDWLHANLKEPDLKVVDASWYMPDEQRNPIQEYQVAHIPGALFFDVDGISDRTTKLPHMLPSEEAFAAAVSALGIENKDDLVVYDGKGLFSAARVWWMFRVFGHDRVWVLDGGLPRWRASGYDVESSASGDAILKASAASEAIEKVYKGQPVGLTTFQTKFQPHLVWNLEQVKKNVEERTHQHIDARSKARFDGTALEPRKGIRSGHVPGSKCIPFPQLLDASGTVLPADELKKRFDEEGITLDSPVVTSCGTGVTACILALGLHKLGKPDVAVYDGSWTEWGAHSDTPVDTSTSS; the protein is encoded by the exons ATGGCTTCAGCTCTTTTTGCAAGGACTCTTTTGGGTCATCGCCTTTTTCACTCTTCTGCACACTCTCTCTCCCCAAAGCCCCAAATCCTCTCTTCCCTGCTCAAT AAAAGATCAGATCTCTTGCGAGCTGACTCTTCCTATACAAAATATAGAGTATCTGGTTTAATACCTCGTGCTATGGCTTCATCAGTAGCTGGGGCAAGAGCAGATTTTTCAACATCGGCATCTACAAATGAGCCTGTTGTTTCTGTTGATTGGCTCCATGCTAATCTCAAGGAGCCTGACCTTAAG GTTGTGGATGCGTCTTGGTACATGCCTGATGAGCAAAGGAATCCGATTCAAGAGTATCAG GTTGCTCATATTCCTGGTGCCCTTTTCTTTGACGTAGATGGAATATCGGATCGCACAACAAAA TTACCACATATGTTACCATCTGAGGAAGCCTTTGCTGCTGCTGTTTCTGCTCTTGGCATTGAGAACAAAGACGATCTAGTTGTGTATGATGGGAAAGGGCTTTTTAGTGCAGCTCGTGTGTGGTG GATGTTCCGAGTGTTTGGCCATGATAGAGTCTGGGTTTTAGATGGAGGCTTGCCAAGATGGCGTGCATCTGGATATGACGTTGAATCTAGTGCTTCTGGTGATGCGATTTTGAAAGCTAGTGCTGCCAGTGAGGCAATAGAGAAAGTATATAAGGGACAGCCA GTTGGTCTAACCACATTTCAGACTAAATTTCAGCCACATCTTGTCTGGAATCTTGAGCAG GTTAAAAAAAATGTTGAGGAAAGAACTCACCAGCATATAGATGCCCGATCAAAGGCCAG ATTTGATGGAACTGCATTGGAGCCTCGGAAAGGGATAAGAAGTGGTCACGTACCTGGAAGCAAGTGCATTCCTTTTCCTCAG TTGTTGGATGCTTCAGGGACAGTCTTACCAGCAGACGAGTTGAAAAAAAGATTTGATGAAGAAG GCATCACATTGGACAGCCCTGTTGTTACTTCGTGTGGCACTGGTGTAACTGCTTGCATTCTCGCATTG GGTCTTCATAAACTTGGTAAGCCTGATGTGGCAGTCTATGATGGGTCTTGGACTGAGTGGGGAGCACATTCGGACACACCCGTCGACACTTCCACTTCTTCGTGA